Proteins encoded together in one Quercus lobata isolate SW786 chromosome 3, ValleyOak3.0 Primary Assembly, whole genome shotgun sequence window:
- the LOC115978753 gene encoding uncharacterized protein LOC115978753 has translation MSFLKGDLLTRTRKLVKGLAKSKPIWLKAMEHAPPATFPRADGKVKRISLPEDVYIKKFFQKHPDSKHEDAIKICSFDPPPARLFGLRVLDLKEQGVSEEEAMAVADMEYRAEKKAKKKAYSRLKQIARLQGKKPPPNPYPSAIKEIQAEERKYVRDRFFNPKILEIVQKLKEEKAAEAQDRFRGGGW, from the exons ATGTCGTTCCTCAAAGGAGATTTGCTTACTCGTACCAGAAAGCTCGTCAAGGGCTTGGCCAAGTCCAAGCCTATCTGGCTCAAAGCCATGGAACA TGCACCACCTGCAACATTTCCTCGTGCTGATGGGAAAGTTAAGAGGATCAGTCTCCCAGAGGAcgtttatataaaaaagttcTTTCAGAAACATCCGGACTCAAAACATGAAGATGCCATCAA GATCTGTAGTTTTGATCCCCCTCCAGCTCGTTTATTTGGTTTGCGGGTGCTTGATCTAAAGGAGCAGGGAGTTAGTGAGGAAGAAGCAATGGCTGTAGCTGAT ATGGAATATCGAGCAgagaaaaaagcaaagaaaaaggcATATTCTCGCTTGAAGCAGATTGCACGTCTTCAAGGGAAGAAACCTCCTCCTAACCCATATCCTAGTGCTATCAAAGAGATTCAAGCTGAGGAGAGGAAGTACGTTCGTGACCGTTTCTTCAATCCCAAAATACTTGAAATTGTGCAGAAGTTGAAAGAGGAGAAGGCTGCAGAGGCACAAGACAGATTCAGGGGGGGTGGCTGGTAA
- the LOC115981345 gene encoding uncharacterized protein LOC115981345 has protein sequence MRVGETLRSYASRYWELYNEIGGGNEKIAAITFRMGLPEDSELRESLTKRPPEDMRQLMRCIEEYKRLEDDRLQNRGKAPLLGRSRQGVVPTRPKKDFRMQEPRAQVKGVNVAFKVPVHKILDHIKNESFFRWPNKMGGDPSWRNQNLYCTYHRDKGHTTEQCRVLKDHLG, from the coding sequence ATGAGGGTCGGGGAAACCCTCCGGAGTTATGCGAGCCGGTATTGGGAACTCTACAAtgagattggtggaggaaatGAGAAGATTGCGGCAATcaccttcaggatggggctccccgaagactctgaattacgggagtcatTAACGAAAAGACCTCCTGAGGATATGAGGCAGCTCATGAGGTGCAttgaggagtacaaacgcctaGAGGATGATCGGCTGCAGAACAGGGGGAAAGCACCGTTACTCGGGAGATCTCGGCAGGGCGTTGTGCCGACAAGACCAAAAAAAGACTTCAGGATGCAGGAACCAAGGGCGCAAGTTAAAGGAGTTAATGTGGCGTTCAAAGTGCCTGTGCATAAAATCTTAGACCATATCAAGAACGAatcattcttcaggtggccgaacaaaatgggAGGGGATCCATCTTGGAGGAACCAGAACCTATACTGCACATACCATAGAGATAAAgggcacaccaccgagcagtgtcgggtactaaaagatcatctcgggtAG